A single region of the Streptomyces vilmorinianum genome encodes:
- a CDS encoding wax ester/triacylglycerol synthase family O-acyltransferase encodes MSSELLAPLDLAFWHLESTAHPLHLGALAHFGPLPADGDPSAVLDLLASRAAAIPRLRMRVRDVLLPVGGAAWSTDKHFDVRRHVREIALPGADFAAETALLAGELMERPVERGLPPWEMYLLTGAPDGSFAVLVKLHHALADGMRAVAIGAGIFDEIAAATRRTGRGRTRPVPPRSWLPGPGRLFGAARDRIGDLGRAVEVGASVVRASRLDGRATAALAADSSGTRRVATAVLDIERVHRVRRASGGTANDVLLAVVAGALRRWLAERGEPLPGADPRALVPVSRRRPGSPAGSGNSLSAYLLALPVTEPDPATRLASVRRAMDRNKADGPLRGAGAVAVLADQLPPLAHRFGAPLASGAARLLFDVLVTNVPLPRSALSLGGAPLRALFPMAPLARGQSLAVAMSPYGGQVHIGLVADGKAVPDLDALAAALADELDLLDHLDGGR; translated from the coding sequence TTGAGCAGTGAGCTTCTGGCACCTCTCGATCTGGCCTTCTGGCACCTCGAATCCACCGCCCACCCCCTGCACCTGGGCGCACTCGCCCACTTCGGCCCCCTCCCCGCCGACGGCGATCCGTCCGCCGTCCTCGACCTGCTCGCGAGCCGTGCCGCCGCGATCCCCCGGCTGCGCATGCGGGTCCGTGACGTCCTGCTCCCCGTCGGGGGCGCCGCCTGGTCCACGGACAAGCACTTCGACGTACGACGGCACGTACGGGAGATCGCCCTGCCGGGCGCCGACTTCGCCGCCGAGACCGCCCTGCTCGCCGGCGAGCTGATGGAGCGCCCCGTCGAACGCGGTCTGCCGCCCTGGGAGATGTACCTGCTCACCGGCGCCCCCGACGGCTCCTTCGCCGTCCTCGTCAAACTCCACCACGCCCTCGCCGACGGCATGCGGGCCGTCGCCATCGGCGCCGGGATCTTCGACGAGATCGCCGCCGCCACCCGCAGGACCGGCCGGGGCAGGACCCGCCCCGTACCCCCGCGCTCCTGGCTCCCCGGACCGGGCCGCCTCTTCGGCGCCGCCCGGGACCGCATCGGGGACCTCGGCCGGGCCGTCGAGGTCGGCGCCTCCGTCGTCCGCGCCAGCCGGCTCGACGGGCGCGCCACGGCCGCCCTCGCCGCCGACTCCAGCGGGACGCGCCGCGTCGCCACCGCCGTCCTGGACATCGAACGCGTCCACCGGGTGCGGCGCGCCTCGGGCGGCACCGCCAACGACGTCCTGCTCGCCGTGGTCGCCGGAGCGCTGCGCCGCTGGCTCGCCGAACGCGGCGAACCGCTCCCCGGCGCCGACCCGCGCGCCCTGGTGCCCGTCTCGAGGCGGCGGCCCGGCTCCCCGGCCGGCTCCGGCAACAGCCTCTCCGCCTACCTCCTCGCCCTCCCCGTCACCGAGCCCGACCCCGCCACCCGGCTCGCCTCCGTACGACGGGCCATGGACCGCAACAAGGCCGACGGGCCGCTGCGGGGCGCCGGAGCCGTCGCCGTCCTCGCCGACCAACTGCCGCCGCTCGCCCACCGCTTCGGCGCCCCGCTGGCCTCCGGGGCCGCTCGGCTGCTCTTCGACGTGCTGGTCACCAACGTGCCGCTGCCGCGCTCGGCCCTCTCCCTCGGCGGGGCCCCGCTGCGCGCGCTCTTCCCGATGGCCCCGCTCGCCCGCGGCCAGTCGCTCGCCGTCGCCATGTCGCCGTACGGCGGACAGGTCCACATCGGCCTGGTCGCCGACGGCAAGGCGGTCCCCGACCTCGACGCGCTGGCCGCCGCGCTCGCCGACGAACTCGACCTGCTCGACCACCTCGACGGCGGCCGCTGA
- a CDS encoding CapA family protein yields the protein MTSRTRQGAVALAAALLTAATGCAGGAGAPETPPARQDPGSPAAPTAAGGASARTGFTLVASGDVLPHASIIRQASADAGGQGHDFRPMLAGVKNVVSGADLAICHMETVYGRDGGPYTGYPTFKSPPEVAIALKETGYDSCSTASNHTLDDGAAGLGRTLDALDKAGVRHAGSARTAEEAARPTLLKAGDATVAQLAYTYDTNGIPLPEGQPWAVDLIDERKIIADARAARKAGADVVVVSVHWGTEWQTAPDNRQLTLGRSLTASQTDGRPDIDLILGTHAHVPQAYEKVNGTWIIYGMGDQIAGDMINHAGSFDPRGNQGTLGRFTFAPPTAPGARWEVTKAEFVPQWFDTGRGRVVNLNAAAKEGGGNTAVRDTIRQVVLERGAAKDGLVMGE from the coding sequence ATGACCTCACGTACGCGACAGGGGGCGGTGGCCCTCGCCGCCGCCCTGCTCACGGCGGCGACCGGCTGTGCCGGCGGCGCCGGTGCCCCCGAAACGCCACCCGCACGACAGGACCCGGGGAGCCCCGCGGCCCCCACGGCCGCCGGCGGAGCCTCCGCCCGGACCGGCTTCACCCTGGTCGCCTCCGGCGACGTCCTGCCGCACGCCTCGATCATCCGCCAGGCCTCCGCGGACGCGGGCGGCCAGGGCCACGACTTCCGGCCGATGCTCGCCGGAGTCAAGAACGTCGTCTCCGGAGCCGATCTGGCGATCTGCCACATGGAGACCGTCTACGGACGTGACGGCGGGCCCTACACCGGCTACCCCACCTTCAAGTCCCCGCCCGAGGTCGCCATCGCCCTCAAGGAGACCGGTTACGACTCCTGCTCCACCGCCTCCAACCACACCCTGGACGACGGCGCCGCCGGCCTCGGCCGCACCCTCGACGCCCTCGACAAGGCGGGCGTCCGGCACGCCGGCTCGGCCCGCACCGCCGAGGAGGCCGCCCGCCCCACACTCCTGAAGGCGGGCGACGCGACCGTCGCCCAGCTCGCGTACACCTACGACACCAACGGCATCCCGCTGCCCGAGGGGCAGCCGTGGGCGGTCGACCTGATCGACGAGCGGAAGATCATCGCCGACGCGCGGGCCGCCCGGAAGGCCGGCGCCGACGTGGTCGTGGTCAGCGTCCACTGGGGAACCGAGTGGCAGACCGCCCCCGACAACCGCCAGCTCACGCTCGGCCGATCGCTCACCGCCTCGCAGACCGACGGCCGGCCCGACATCGACCTGATCCTCGGCACCCACGCCCATGTCCCGCAGGCGTACGAGAAGGTCAACGGCACCTGGATCATCTACGGCATGGGCGACCAGATCGCCGGCGACATGATCAACCACGCGGGCTCCTTCGACCCCCGCGGCAACCAGGGCACCCTCGGGCGCTTCACCTTCGCCCCGCCCACGGCGCCCGGTGCGCGCTGGGAGGTCACCAAGGCCGAGTTCGTCCCGCAGTGGTTTGACACCGGCCGGGGCCGGGTGGTCAACCTCAACGCGGCCGCCAAGGAGGGCGGCGGCAACACCGCCGTACGCGACACCATCCGCCAGGTCGTCCTCGAACGGGGCGCGGCAAAGGACGGTCTCGTGATGGGGGAGTAG
- a CDS encoding PaaI family thioesterase: MTLTLAAAEKVLADNFAPWVLDLGLSVVSLDGQEAVLRLPWSERLAREGGGLSGQALMAAADTASVIAVAAARGGFVPMTTVQQSISFQRAVLGTDVLVRARLTKAGKRMAFADITMTAEGTEETAAHATAVYALLG, translated from the coding sequence GTGACGCTGACTCTCGCCGCCGCGGAAAAGGTACTCGCCGACAACTTCGCCCCCTGGGTGCTGGATCTGGGGCTCTCGGTGGTCTCGCTCGACGGGCAGGAGGCGGTCCTGCGCCTCCCCTGGTCCGAACGGCTCGCCCGCGAGGGCGGCGGGCTCTCGGGTCAGGCCCTGATGGCCGCCGCCGACACGGCGAGCGTGATCGCCGTCGCGGCGGCCCGCGGCGGCTTCGTGCCGATGACGACGGTGCAGCAGTCCATCAGCTTCCAGCGGGCGGTGCTCGGTACGGACGTCCTGGTGCGGGCGCGGCTCACGAAGGCGGGCAAGCGGATGGCGTTCGCGGACATCACGATGACGGCCGAGGGCACCGAGGAGACGGCCGCCCACGCGACGGCGGTCTACGCGCTGCTCGGCTGA
- a CDS encoding Fpg/Nei family DNA glycosylase — protein MPELPEVEALREFLDEHLVGKEIARVLPVAISVLKTYDPPLSAVEGATVTAVARHGKFLDLTTEGEAGELHLLVHLARAGWLQWKDPLPSGPPRPGKGPLALRTALTGGDGFDLTEAGTTKRLAVHLVRDPRDVPGVARLGPDPLADDFDLAAFTALLTGERRQIKGALRDQSLIAGIGNAYSDEILHAARMSPFKPTQNLTEEETTGLYEAMRTTLSEAVERSHGVAAGRLKAEKKSGLRVHGRTGEPCPVCADTIREVSFSDSSLQYCPTCQTGKPLADRRLSKLLK, from the coding sequence ATGCCCGAACTGCCCGAGGTGGAAGCGCTGCGAGAGTTCCTCGACGAGCATCTGGTGGGCAAGGAGATCGCCCGCGTGCTGCCCGTCGCGATCAGCGTGCTCAAGACGTACGACCCGCCCCTGAGCGCCGTCGAGGGCGCCACCGTCACCGCGGTCGCCCGGCACGGCAAGTTCCTGGACCTCACCACCGAGGGCGAGGCGGGCGAGCTCCACCTCCTCGTCCACCTGGCACGCGCGGGCTGGCTCCAGTGGAAGGACCCCCTCCCCTCGGGGCCGCCGCGCCCCGGTAAGGGGCCGCTCGCCCTGCGGACCGCGCTCACCGGCGGCGACGGCTTCGACCTCACCGAGGCCGGCACCACCAAACGCCTCGCCGTCCACCTCGTCCGCGACCCGCGGGACGTGCCCGGCGTCGCCCGCCTCGGCCCCGACCCGCTCGCGGACGACTTCGACCTCGCCGCCTTCACCGCGCTGCTCACCGGCGAACGGCGCCAGATCAAGGGCGCCCTGCGGGACCAGAGCCTGATCGCGGGCATCGGCAACGCGTACAGCGACGAGATCCTGCACGCGGCGAGGATGTCCCCCTTCAAACCGACCCAGAACCTGACCGAGGAGGAGACCACAGGCCTCTACGAGGCGATGCGCACCACCCTGAGCGAGGCCGTCGAGCGCTCCCACGGAGTGGCCGCCGGCAGACTCAAGGCCGAGAAGAAGAGCGGCCTGCGCGTCCACGGCCGGACCGGCGAGCCCTGTCCCGTCTGCGCAGACACCATCCGGGAGGTCTCCTTCAGTGACTCCTCCCTCCAGTACTGCCCCACCTGCCAGACCGGCAAGCCGCTCGCCGACCGCCGCCTGTCGAAGCTCCTGAAATAG
- a CDS encoding SpoIIE family protein phosphatase, giving the protein MNAGRGGAEAAEPCRCGSGTGGVACCFLRDYGPAFRMGSFDWDLITGSMTMDEGALQVFDMSPDEYDGNPSTLSSRVMPDEGRRLDTMVTHALKDGSDHYGAYFRVRLRHGAPRWTHTEGLIQRDETGRPRRIVGIVRDASEEVTEHAARLGLDEGRRKRTSVVEGTTAALAHARTVQDVIELLNDSHGLEYFGATSLVVGLLESGRIHLVAEGPEGAFVPGTRFTRVDEPYPMSEVIRTLRPRFIDSPQDFADSYPILWPHISGLGITSAAYLPLIAQARPIGALGLLYSDKTGFSADERNLLVALGSSIAQSLQRAMLYEQEHDLAEGLQQAMLPRRIPDVSGAQIAVRYRSARLGRDIGGDWYDIIPLPGGRVGAVIGDVQGHDTHAAAVMGQLRIVLRAYAAEGHTPATVMARASVFLHELDTDRFATCTYVEADLATGVVQVVRAGHVDPLLQDTDGSCRRLPVEGGLPLGLSAEFGRLDYPATTLELSPGQTLLLYTDGLVETPGSDLDEGLRWLSSLVRRGPRDLQQLADHLCEVVDERGGDDDVAILLLRRQGAYFPQSGGRLQQHVAQSDPEALSSARHMIRAAVRAWGAGERSDEIELVADELITNALMHTDGGAIVTLRMLAGPERRLRVEVEDRSSALPRRREAGESGVSGRGLLLVDRLSDVWGVESRGSGKCVWCEFIVNPAYIDRT; this is encoded by the coding sequence ATGAACGCGGGCAGAGGGGGTGCCGAGGCGGCGGAGCCCTGCCGCTGCGGATCAGGGACCGGGGGTGTGGCGTGCTGCTTCCTCCGGGACTACGGCCCCGCGTTTCGGATGGGCAGCTTCGACTGGGACCTGATCACCGGCTCGATGACCATGGACGAGGGCGCCCTGCAGGTCTTCGACATGAGCCCCGACGAGTACGACGGCAACCCGAGCACCCTCTCCTCCCGCGTGATGCCCGACGAGGGCCGGCGTCTCGACACGATGGTCACCCACGCGCTCAAGGACGGCAGCGATCACTACGGGGCGTACTTCCGCGTCCGGCTGCGCCACGGCGCCCCGCGCTGGACGCACACCGAGGGCCTCATCCAGCGCGACGAGACCGGCCGCCCCCGCCGTATCGTCGGCATCGTCCGGGACGCCTCGGAGGAGGTGACCGAGCACGCGGCCCGGCTCGGCCTGGACGAGGGGCGGCGCAAACGCACCAGCGTCGTCGAGGGAACCACCGCCGCCCTGGCCCACGCCCGGACCGTGCAGGACGTCATCGAGCTGCTCAACGACTCGCACGGCCTCGAGTACTTCGGCGCCACCAGCCTGGTCGTGGGGCTCCTGGAGTCCGGCCGGATCCATCTCGTCGCGGAGGGGCCCGAGGGCGCCTTCGTGCCCGGCACGCGCTTCACCCGGGTGGACGAGCCGTACCCGATGAGCGAGGTGATCCGGACCCTGCGCCCCCGGTTCATCGACTCGCCGCAGGACTTCGCCGACTCGTACCCGATCCTGTGGCCCCACATCAGCGGACTCGGCATCACCTCCGCCGCCTATCTGCCGCTCATCGCCCAGGCCCGGCCGATCGGAGCGCTCGGCCTGCTCTACAGCGACAAGACCGGCTTCAGCGCCGACGAGCGCAATCTGCTCGTGGCGCTCGGCAGCAGCATCGCGCAGAGCCTCCAGCGCGCCATGCTCTACGAGCAGGAGCACGACCTGGCCGAGGGGCTCCAGCAGGCGATGCTGCCGCGCCGCATCCCCGACGTGTCCGGCGCCCAGATAGCGGTCCGCTACCGCTCGGCCCGCCTCGGCCGGGACATCGGCGGCGACTGGTACGACATCATCCCGCTGCCCGGCGGCCGGGTCGGCGCCGTCATCGGGGACGTACAGGGGCACGACACCCACGCGGCGGCCGTCATGGGACAGCTGCGCATCGTGCTGCGGGCCTACGCGGCCGAGGGGCACACCCCGGCGACCGTGATGGCCCGGGCCTCCGTCTTCCTCCATGAACTGGACACCGACCGCTTCGCCACCTGCACCTACGTCGAGGCGGACCTCGCGACCGGCGTCGTGCAGGTGGTGCGCGCCGGACACGTCGACCCGCTGCTCCAGGACACCGACGGGAGCTGCCGCCGGCTGCCGGTGGAGGGCGGGCTGCCGCTCGGCCTCTCGGCCGAGTTCGGCCGCCTCGACTATCCCGCGACCACGCTGGAGCTGTCCCCCGGCCAGACCCTGCTCCTGTACACCGACGGCCTGGTGGAGACGCCCGGCTCGGACCTCGACGAGGGGCTGCGCTGGCTCTCCTCGCTGGTACGCCGCGGGCCGCGCGACCTCCAGCAGCTCGCCGACCACCTCTGCGAGGTCGTGGACGAGCGGGGCGGCGACGACGACGTGGCGATCCTGCTGCTGCGCCGGCAGGGTGCGTACTTCCCGCAGTCCGGCGGCCGGCTCCAGCAGCACGTGGCGCAGAGCGACCCGGAGGCGCTCAGCTCGGCCCGTCACATGATCCGGGCCGCGGTCCGGGCCTGGGGCGCCGGGGAGCGCTCGGACGAGATCGAGCTCGTCGCCGACGAACTGATCACCAACGCGCTGATGCACACCGACGGCGGGGCGATCGTGACGCTGCGGATGCTGGCGGGACCGGAGCGGCGGCTGCGGGTGGAGGTGGAGGACCGCTCCAGCGCGCTGCCGCGACGCAGGGAGGCGGGGGAGTCCGGCGTCTCGGGCCGGGGCCTGCTGCTCGTGGACCGGCTCTCGGACGTGTGGGGCGTCGAGTCGCGCGGCAGCGGCAAGTGCGTCTGGTGCGAATTTATTGTTAACCCTGCGTACATCGATCGTACTTGA
- a CDS encoding cation acetate symporter, whose product MNHTYAVAAVTAVVLATVLIGALGLRISRTTSDFYVASRTVRPGLNAAAISGEYLSAASFLGIAGLVLVQGPDMLWYPVGYTAGYLVLLVLVAAPLRRSGAYTLSDFAEARLESPPARRLASLFVVGIGWLYLLPQLQGAGLTLEILTGAPDWVGGLLVALVVTGIVAAGGMRSITFVQAFQYWLKLTALLVPALFLTAAWFGDDAPRVRFDAPAVFREHTTVRVADTVRIELDAPLTLTVTGRVDDAAHERGTVTLDAGAHGVEAGTELAFPEGAPVPARASTGADPLGWSQPLAGGRDGHQLYATYGLILATFLGTMGLPHVAVRFYTSPHGRAARRTTLVVLGLIGAFYLLPPLYGALGRIYAPELALTGAADAAVLVLPERMLGGVLGDLLGALLAGGAFAAFLSTASGLTMAVAGVLTQDVLPSRGVRHFRLATLLATAVPLTAGIFASKVPVADAVGLAFAVSASSFCPLLVLGIWWRRLTPPGAMAGLLLGGGCALTAVMATRAGLPEAGWPHTLMAWPAVWSVPLGFLTMILVSLATPRRIPAGTPALLARLHLPEEFTGRPDPSAGPRRDTGTEHGPEGARHVETGQAPGAGHASGAGGGGPEPGAGQRAATERRPRAGHPRKEAER is encoded by the coding sequence ATGAACCACACCTACGCGGTGGCCGCCGTCACCGCCGTCGTCCTCGCGACCGTCCTCATCGGCGCCCTCGGCCTGCGGATATCCCGTACGACCTCCGACTTCTACGTCGCCTCCCGCACCGTCCGGCCCGGACTCAACGCCGCCGCCATCAGCGGCGAGTACCTCTCCGCCGCCTCCTTCCTCGGCATCGCGGGACTCGTCCTCGTCCAGGGCCCGGACATGCTCTGGTACCCCGTCGGCTACACCGCCGGCTATCTGGTCCTGCTGGTCCTGGTCGCCGCCCCGCTGCGCCGCTCGGGGGCGTACACCCTCTCCGACTTCGCCGAGGCCCGGCTCGAATCGCCGCCCGCCCGCCGGCTCGCCAGCCTCTTCGTCGTCGGCATCGGCTGGCTCTACCTGCTCCCGCAGCTCCAGGGCGCCGGGCTCACCCTGGAGATCCTCACCGGCGCGCCGGACTGGGTCGGCGGACTGCTCGTCGCCCTGGTCGTCACCGGCATCGTCGCCGCGGGTGGCATGCGCAGCATCACCTTCGTGCAGGCCTTCCAGTACTGGCTCAAGCTCACGGCCCTGCTCGTCCCCGCCCTGTTCCTGACCGCGGCCTGGTTCGGCGACGACGCGCCCCGTGTCCGCTTCGACGCCCCCGCGGTCTTCCGCGAGCACACCACCGTCCGGGTCGCCGACACCGTACGGATCGAGCTCGACGCCCCGCTCACGCTCACCGTCACCGGCCGCGTCGACGACGCCGCGCACGAGCGGGGGACCGTCACCCTCGACGCCGGCGCCCACGGCGTCGAGGCCGGCACCGAACTCGCCTTCCCCGAGGGCGCGCCCGTCCCCGCGCGGGCCTCCACCGGAGCCGACCCCCTCGGCTGGTCCCAGCCGCTGGCCGGCGGGCGCGACGGCCACCAGCTGTACGCCACGTACGGGCTGATCCTCGCCACCTTCCTCGGGACCATGGGGCTGCCCCACGTCGCCGTCCGCTTCTACACGAGCCCCCACGGCCGCGCGGCGCGCCGCACGACCCTCGTCGTCCTCGGGCTCATCGGTGCCTTCTACCTGCTGCCGCCGCTGTACGGGGCGCTCGGCCGGATCTACGCCCCCGAACTGGCGCTCACCGGAGCCGCCGACGCCGCCGTGCTCGTCCTGCCGGAACGGATGCTCGGCGGCGTGCTCGGCGATCTGCTGGGCGCGCTGCTGGCCGGCGGGGCGTTCGCCGCCTTCCTCTCGACCGCCTCGGGGCTGACGATGGCGGTCGCCGGCGTCCTCACCCAGGACGTCCTGCCGTCCCGCGGCGTACGGCACTTCCGGCTCGCGACCCTGCTGGCCACCGCCGTCCCGCTGACCGCGGGGATCTTCGCCTCGAAGGTGCCCGTCGCGGACGCCGTCGGCCTCGCCTTCGCGGTCTCGGCCTCCTCCTTCTGCCCGCTGCTCGTCCTCGGCATCTGGTGGCGGCGGCTCACCCCGCCCGGCGCCATGGCCGGACTGCTCCTCGGCGGCGGCTGCGCGCTCACGGCGGTCATGGCGACCCGGGCCGGACTGCCCGAGGCGGGCTGGCCGCACACGCTCATGGCCTGGCCGGCGGTCTGGTCGGTGCCGCTGGGCTTCCTGACGATGATCCTGGTCTCCCTGGCGACCCCGCGCCGCATCCCCGCCGGGACCCCGGCGCTGCTCGCCCGGCTGCACCTCCCGGAGGAGTTCACCGGCCGCCCGGACCCGTCGGCGGGACCCCGGCGCGACACGGGGACGGAACACGGTCCCGAGGGCGCACGCCACGTCGAGACCGGACAGGCGCCCGGGGCCGGACATGCGTCCGGGGCCGGAGGGGGCGGGCCGGAGCCAGGGGCCGGGCAGCGTGCCGCGACCGAACGTCGGCCCCGGGCCGGGCATCCCCGCAAGGAGGCGGAACGATGA
- a CDS encoding sigma-70 family RNA polymerase sigma factor: MTTATTTATTDERALAELQRDHGKALLGFLLGLTSGDRQRAEDLAQETLVRAWLHPEAFDGPYESMRPWLFTVARRLAIDARRSRLARPTEIGDGMLAATPDPADTTETAVAALDVRAAVRGLSPEHRAVLVRLYFHGLTVNEAAADLGIPAGTVKSRSHYALRQLGHRLPGYRPGRRGVARSRAAAAQ; encoded by the coding sequence ATGACAACGGCGACGACGACGGCGACGACGGACGAGCGGGCCCTCGCGGAGCTGCAGCGCGACCACGGCAAGGCCCTCCTCGGCTTTCTGCTCGGACTGACCTCCGGCGACCGGCAGCGCGCGGAGGACCTGGCGCAGGAGACGCTGGTACGGGCCTGGCTCCACCCGGAGGCGTTCGACGGCCCCTACGAGTCGATGCGCCCCTGGCTGTTCACGGTGGCCCGGCGCCTGGCCATCGACGCCCGGCGCTCCCGGCTCGCCCGGCCCACCGAGATCGGCGACGGGATGCTCGCCGCCACCCCGGACCCGGCCGACACCACGGAGACCGCGGTCGCCGCGCTCGATGTGCGGGCGGCCGTCCGGGGCCTGAGCCCGGAGCACCGCGCGGTCCTGGTCCGGCTCTACTTCCACGGCCTGACCGTCAACGAGGCCGCCGCCGACCTCGGCATCCCGGCCGGGACCGTCAAGTCCCGCTCGCACTACGCGCTGCGGCAGCTCGGGCACCGCCTGCCGGGCTACCGGCCCGGGCGACGCGGCGTTGCCCGCTCCCGGGCCGCGGCCGCACAATGA
- a CDS encoding LytR/AlgR family response regulator transcription factor produces MLRVLAVDDEEPALGELLYLLRADPRVRSAEGATDATGALRRIGRALEAGPDGDETIDVVFLDIHMAGLTGLDLARLLAGFARPPLIVFVTAHEGFAVQAFDLKAVDYVLKPVRRERLAEAVRRVRELVHAPVPEPEHIPVELGGVTRFVAVDDIAYVEAQGDYARLHTDEGSHLVRIPLSTLEERWAARGFVRIHRSHLVALGRIDELRLDGGATSVRVGSTELAVSRRHARQLRDLLMRRAGG; encoded by the coding sequence ATGCTGCGCGTACTGGCCGTCGACGACGAAGAGCCGGCCCTCGGGGAACTGCTCTACCTCCTGCGCGCCGATCCACGGGTCCGCAGCGCCGAGGGCGCCACGGACGCGACCGGGGCACTGCGCAGGATCGGCCGCGCCCTGGAGGCGGGCCCCGACGGGGACGAGACCATCGACGTCGTCTTCCTCGACATCCACATGGCCGGACTCACCGGCCTCGACCTCGCCCGGCTGCTCGCCGGCTTCGCCCGCCCGCCGCTGATCGTCTTCGTCACCGCCCACGAGGGCTTCGCCGTGCAGGCCTTCGACCTCAAGGCCGTGGACTACGTCCTGAAGCCGGTACGCCGTGAACGGCTCGCCGAGGCGGTCCGCCGCGTCCGCGAGCTGGTGCACGCCCCGGTCCCGGAGCCCGAACACATACCGGTCGAACTCGGCGGGGTGACCCGGTTCGTGGCCGTCGACGACATCGCCTACGTCGAGGCCCAGGGCGACTACGCGCGCCTGCACACCGACGAGGGCAGCCACCTCGTCCGTATCCCCCTGTCCACGCTGGAGGAGCGGTGGGCCGCCCGCGGCTTCGTCCGGATCCACCGCAGCCACCTCGTGGCGCTCGGCCGCATCGACGAACTCCGGCTCGACGGGGGCGCCACCTCCGTCCGCGTCGGCAGCACCGAGCTGGCCGTCAGCCGCCGCCACGCCCGCCAGCTGAGGGACCTGCTCATGCGCCGCGCGGGCGGCTGA
- a CDS encoding sensor histidine kinase: MTAMAFAAAAAAGVVLLAVGFVLGRIAARRGPRAADLDLGTPVERATFLTLHTASLAAPPLRAGLTEDTARKAARRLRPLLGTEALCLTDRSAVLAWDGPGEGHHREHVMEQVAGILDSGRSLSAHTGCADVACPLRWTVIAPLTGEDGVLGALVAYGSRESAVLVRAATEVARWVSVQLELAELDRSRTKVVEAEIRALRAQISPHFIFNSLAAIASFVRTDPERARELLLEFADFTRYSFRRHGEFAQLADELRSIEQYLALAGARFGDRLKVTLQIAPEVLPVTLPFLCLQPLVENAVKHGLEDSVNVCRVTIAARDAGAEAVVVIEDDGVGMDPAVLRAILLGERPTGSGIGLSNVDERLRQVYGPEHGLVIETGVGAGMKVTLRIPKYRPGVHRTVLRPPDQ, translated from the coding sequence ATGACTGCCATGGCCTTCGCCGCGGCGGCGGCCGCCGGGGTCGTGCTGCTCGCCGTCGGCTTCGTCCTGGGCCGGATCGCCGCCCGCCGCGGGCCCCGGGCCGCCGATCTCGACCTCGGCACCCCCGTCGAGCGGGCCACCTTCCTCACCCTGCACACCGCCTCGCTCGCCGCGCCCCCGCTCCGCGCGGGCCTCACCGAGGACACCGCCCGCAAGGCCGCCCGGCGACTGCGCCCGCTGCTCGGGACCGAGGCGCTCTGCCTCACCGACCGCTCCGCCGTCCTCGCCTGGGACGGTCCGGGCGAGGGCCACCACCGCGAGCACGTCATGGAGCAGGTCGCCGGCATCCTCGACTCGGGGCGCAGCCTCTCGGCGCACACCGGCTGCGCGGATGTCGCCTGCCCGCTGCGCTGGACCGTGATCGCCCCGCTCACCGGCGAGGACGGTGTGCTCGGTGCGCTCGTCGCCTACGGCTCGCGGGAGTCGGCGGTCCTGGTGCGGGCCGCGACCGAGGTCGCCCGCTGGGTCTCCGTCCAGCTCGAACTGGCCGAGTTGGACCGCTCGCGGACCAAGGTCGTGGAGGCGGAGATCCGCGCCCTGCGCGCCCAGATCTCCCCGCACTTCATCTTCAACTCCCTCGCCGCCATCGCCTCGTTCGTCCGCACCGACCCCGAACGGGCGCGGGAGCTGCTGCTCGAGTTCGCCGACTTCACCCGCTACTCCTTCCGCCGCCACGGGGAGTTCGCCCAGCTCGCCGACGAACTGCGCTCCATCGAGCAGTATCTGGCCCTCGCCGGGGCCCGGTTCGGCGACCGTCTCAAGGTCACCCTCCAGATCGCGCCCGAGGTGCTGCCGGTGACCCTTCCCTTCCTCTGTCTCCAGCCGCTGGTGGAGAACGCCGTGAAGCACGGTCTCGAGGACAGCGTGAACGTCTGCCGGGTCACGATCGCGGCCCGTGACGCGGGCGCGGAGGCCGTGGTCGTGATCGAGGACGACGGGGTGGGCATGGACCCGGCGGTCCTGCGCGCGATCCTGCTCGGGGAGCGGCCCACCGGCTCCGGGATCGGCCTGTCCAACGTCGACGAGCGGCTGCGCCAGGTGTACGGGCCGGAGCACGGCCTCGTCATCGAGACCGGGGTCGGTGCGGGGATGAAGGTCACGCTACGGATCCCCAAGTACCGCCCCGGGGTGCACCGTACGGTCCTGCGGCCTCCCGATCAGTAG